The following proteins come from a genomic window of Streptomyces sp. NBC_00539:
- a CDS encoding RNA degradosome polyphosphate kinase, giving the protein MSHQPSAGPTEVPAQHPSHTSPAAKTRIGSIAAHRPHVDLAPDLAPDLDSDPDAYDGKDSDELPAGRFLDRERSWLAFNERVLELAEDPATPLLERANFLAIFASNLDEFFMVRVAGLKRRIATGVATRSASGLQPREVLDLIWTRSRELMARHAACYQQDIAPQLAEEGIHLIRWPDLTEKEQARLFTLFRNQIFPVLTPLAVDPAHPFPYISGLSLNLAVVVRNPVSGHRHFARVKVPPLLSRFLEASPQRYVPLEDVIAAHLEELFPGMEVLAHHMFRVTRNEDLEVEEDDAENLLQALEKELMRRRFGPPVRLEVEESIDPGVLDLLVQELNVSAAEVYPLPGPLDLTALFGISSLDRPELKYPKFIAGTHRDLAEVESASAPDIFAALRERDVLLHHPYDSFSTSVQAFLEQAAADPDVLAIKQTLYRTSGDSPIVDALIDAAESGKQVLVLVEIKARFDEQANIKWARKLEESGCHVVYGLVGLKTHCKLSLVVRQEGETLRRYSHVGTGNYHPKTARLYEDLGLLTADPQVGADLSDLFNRLSGYSRRETYRRLLTAPKSLRDGLIARIDKEADHHRAGRPAYVRLKMNSIVDEALIDALYRAAQAGVPVDIWVRGICAVRPGVPGLSENIRVRSILGRFLEHSRVFAFGNGGEPEVWIGSADMMHRNLDRRIEALVRVADPAHRAALDRLLETGMSDDTASWHLGPDGEWTRHSTDSEGQPLRHVQETLIDARRRRRGSAKP; this is encoded by the coding sequence CTCCATAGCCGCGCACCGCCCCCACGTCGATCTCGCGCCGGATCTCGCGCCCGACCTCGACTCCGACCCGGACGCCTACGACGGCAAGGACAGCGACGAGCTGCCCGCCGGGCGGTTCCTCGACCGGGAACGCAGCTGGCTCGCCTTCAACGAACGCGTCCTGGAGCTCGCCGAGGACCCGGCCACCCCGCTGCTGGAACGCGCGAACTTCCTCGCGATCTTCGCCAGCAACCTGGACGAGTTCTTCATGGTCCGCGTCGCGGGCCTCAAGCGCCGCATCGCGACCGGCGTCGCCACCCGTTCGGCCTCCGGCCTGCAGCCCCGCGAAGTGCTGGACCTGATATGGACCCGCTCGCGCGAACTCATGGCCCGGCACGCCGCCTGCTACCAGCAGGACATCGCCCCGCAGCTCGCCGAGGAGGGCATCCACCTCATCCGGTGGCCCGACCTCACCGAGAAGGAGCAGGCCCGGCTCTTCACCCTGTTCCGCAACCAGATCTTCCCGGTCCTGACCCCGCTGGCCGTGGACCCCGCGCACCCGTTCCCGTACATCTCCGGCCTCTCCCTGAACCTGGCCGTCGTCGTACGCAACCCCGTCAGCGGCCACCGCCACTTCGCGCGCGTCAAGGTCCCGCCGCTCCTCTCCCGCTTCCTGGAGGCCTCGCCGCAGCGCTACGTCCCGCTGGAGGACGTCATCGCCGCGCACCTGGAGGAGCTCTTCCCCGGCATGGAGGTGCTCGCGCACCACATGTTCCGCGTCACCCGCAACGAGGACCTCGAAGTCGAGGAGGACGACGCAGAGAACCTGCTGCAGGCCCTGGAGAAGGAACTCATGCGGCGCCGCTTCGGCCCGCCCGTGCGCCTGGAGGTCGAGGAGTCCATCGACCCCGGCGTACTGGACCTCCTGGTGCAGGAGCTCAACGTCAGCGCCGCCGAGGTGTACCCGCTGCCCGGCCCGCTGGACCTGACCGCCCTCTTCGGGATCTCCTCCCTGGACCGGCCCGAGCTCAAGTACCCGAAGTTCATCGCCGGCACCCACCGCGACCTCGCCGAGGTGGAGTCCGCTTCCGCGCCCGACATCTTCGCGGCGCTGCGCGAGCGGGACGTGCTGCTGCACCACCCGTACGACTCCTTCTCCACCTCCGTACAGGCCTTCCTGGAACAGGCCGCCGCCGACCCGGACGTCCTCGCGATCAAGCAGACGCTGTACCGGACCTCCGGCGACTCCCCCATCGTGGACGCCCTGATAGACGCCGCGGAATCCGGCAAGCAGGTCCTCGTCCTCGTCGAGATCAAGGCCCGTTTCGACGAACAGGCCAACATCAAGTGGGCGCGCAAGCTGGAGGAGTCCGGCTGCCACGTCGTCTACGGCCTCGTCGGCCTCAAGACCCACTGCAAGCTGTCCCTCGTCGTCCGCCAGGAAGGCGAGACGCTGCGCCGCTACTCGCACGTCGGCACCGGCAACTACCACCCCAAGACCGCCCGGCTCTACGAGGACCTCGGCCTGCTCACCGCCGACCCACAGGTCGGCGCGGACCTCTCCGACCTCTTCAACCGGCTGTCCGGGTACTCGCGGCGCGAGACCTACCGCCGGCTGCTGACCGCGCCGAAGTCGCTGCGGGACGGGCTCATCGCCCGGATCGACAAGGAGGCCGACCACCACCGGGCCGGCCGCCCCGCGTACGTGCGGCTCAAGATGAACTCCATCGTCGACGAGGCCCTGATCGACGCCCTGTACCGGGCCGCCCAGGCGGGCGTCCCGGTGGACATCTGGGTCCGCGGCATCTGCGCCGTACGGCCCGGGGTCCCGGGGCTGTCGGAGAACATCCGGGTCCGCTCGATCCTCGGCCGCTTCCTCGAACACTCCCGGGTCTTCGCCTTCGGCAACGGCGGCGAACCGGAGGTGTGGATAGGCAGCGCCGACATGATGCACCGCAACCTCGACCGCCGCATCGAGGCCTTGGTCAGGGTCGCCGACCCGGCCCACCGCGCGGCACTGGACCGGCTGCTGGAAACCGGGATGTCCGACGACACCGCCTCCTGGCACCTGGGGCCGGACGGCGAATGGACCCGGCACAGCACCGACTCCGAAGGCCAGCCGCTGCGGCACGTACAGGAGACGCTCATAGACGCCCGGAGGCGCCGGCGTGGCTCAGCCAAACCATGA